The Malus domestica chromosome 10, GDT2T_hap1 genome contains a region encoding:
- the LOC103444728 gene encoding probable choline kinase 1 isoform X2: MAIKTLGLVKGCLPEELKKVTPLKGAMTNEVYQISWPTRNNGDLFRKVLVRVYGEGVEVFFNRENEIQTFECMSKHGQGPRLLGRFAEGRVEEFIHARTLSAADLRDPEISAIIAAKLREFHNLDMTGPRNVVLWDRMRNWLNEAKNLCSIKDIQEFGLDTLEEEISMLEKELSQDYQEIGFCHNDLQYGNIMMDEETRLITLIDYEYASYNPVAYDLANHFCEMVANYHSETPHVLDYRNYPGLEERQRFVRAYLSSAGCEPSDAEVEQLVEIAEKYTLANHLFWGLWGIISGHVNKIDFDYTEYARQRFQQYWLRKPALLGSSGDSL; this comes from the exons ATGGCCATCAAGACACTCGGTCTAGTTAAAGGTTGTCTTCCAGAGGAATTAAAGAAG GTCACCCCATTGAAAGGGGCAATGACTAATGAGGTCTATCAAATAAGTTGGCCTACGAGGAACAATGGTGACCTTTTCCGGAAAGTTCTGGTTCGGGTTTACGGTGAGGGAGTTGAAGTGTTTTTTAATCGGGAGAATGAAATTCAGACGTTCGAGTGCATGTCCAAGCACGGCCAGGGGCCGCGTCTTCTTGGGCGATTTGCAGAGGGACGGGTTGAGGAGTTCATTCATGCTAGA ACGCTATCAGCTGCTGACCTCCGTGATCCCGAAATATCTGCTATTATAGCAGCTAAGCTGAGAGAGTTCCACAATTTGGATATGACTGGTCCGAGAAATGTAGTCCTTTGGGATAGAATGAg GAACTGGCTCAATGAGGCAAAAAACTTGTGTTCGATCAAAGACATACAGGAATTCGGCTTGGATACTTTGGAAGAGGAAATTAGTATGTTAGAGAAAGAACTGTCACAGGACTATCAAGAAATTGGGTTCTGTCACAATGACCTGCAGTACGGTAACATAATGATGGATGAAGAGACCAGATTAATCACTTTAATT GATTATGAATATGCCAGTTACAATCCTGTCGCTTATGACCTTGCAAATCATTTCTGTGAAATGGTAGCAAACTACCACTCTGAGACACCTCACGTTTTGGACTACAGGAATTATCCAG GTCTGGAGGAGCGCCAGAGATTTGTCCGTGCATATCTGAGCTCTGCAG GTTGCGAACCCAGTGATGCTGAGGTGGAGCAGCTAGTTGAAATAGCAGAGAAGTACACTTTGGCCAACCATCTCTTTTGGGGCTTATGGGGAATAATTTCG GGTCATGTGAACAAAATTGATTTTGACTACACGGAGTATGCGAGGCAGAGGTTTCAGCAGTACTGGTTGAGAAAGCCGGCATTGTTGGGTTCTTCAGGTGACTCCCTGTAA
- the LOC103444728 gene encoding probable choline kinase 1 isoform X1, whose translation MAIKTLGLVKGCLPEELKKVLLSVASEWGDVVDDLNALQVTPLKGAMTNEVYQISWPTRNNGDLFRKVLVRVYGEGVEVFFNRENEIQTFECMSKHGQGPRLLGRFAEGRVEEFIHARTLSAADLRDPEISAIIAAKLREFHNLDMTGPRNVVLWDRMRNWLNEAKNLCSIKDIQEFGLDTLEEEISMLEKELSQDYQEIGFCHNDLQYGNIMMDEETRLITLIDYEYASYNPVAYDLANHFCEMVANYHSETPHVLDYRNYPGLEERQRFVRAYLSSAGCEPSDAEVEQLVEIAEKYTLANHLFWGLWGIISGHVNKIDFDYTEYARQRFQQYWLRKPALLGSSGDSL comes from the exons ATGGCCATCAAGACACTCGGTCTAGTTAAAGGTTGTCTTCCAGAGGAATTAAAGAAGGTACTTTTATCTGTAGCTTCTGAATGGGGGGATGTAGTGGATGATTTGAATGCCTTGCAGGTCACCCCATTGAAAGGGGCAATGACTAATGAGGTCTATCAAATAAGTTGGCCTACGAGGAACAATGGTGACCTTTTCCGGAAAGTTCTGGTTCGGGTTTACGGTGAGGGAGTTGAAGTGTTTTTTAATCGGGAGAATGAAATTCAGACGTTCGAGTGCATGTCCAAGCACGGCCAGGGGCCGCGTCTTCTTGGGCGATTTGCAGAGGGACGGGTTGAGGAGTTCATTCATGCTAGA ACGCTATCAGCTGCTGACCTCCGTGATCCCGAAATATCTGCTATTATAGCAGCTAAGCTGAGAGAGTTCCACAATTTGGATATGACTGGTCCGAGAAATGTAGTCCTTTGGGATAGAATGAg GAACTGGCTCAATGAGGCAAAAAACTTGTGTTCGATCAAAGACATACAGGAATTCGGCTTGGATACTTTGGAAGAGGAAATTAGTATGTTAGAGAAAGAACTGTCACAGGACTATCAAGAAATTGGGTTCTGTCACAATGACCTGCAGTACGGTAACATAATGATGGATGAAGAGACCAGATTAATCACTTTAATT GATTATGAATATGCCAGTTACAATCCTGTCGCTTATGACCTTGCAAATCATTTCTGTGAAATGGTAGCAAACTACCACTCTGAGACACCTCACGTTTTGGACTACAGGAATTATCCAG GTCTGGAGGAGCGCCAGAGATTTGTCCGTGCATATCTGAGCTCTGCAG GTTGCGAACCCAGTGATGCTGAGGTGGAGCAGCTAGTTGAAATAGCAGAGAAGTACACTTTGGCCAACCATCTCTTTTGGGGCTTATGGGGAATAATTTCG GGTCATGTGAACAAAATTGATTTTGACTACACGGAGTATGCGAGGCAGAGGTTTCAGCAGTACTGGTTGAGAAAGCCGGCATTGTTGGGTTCTTCAGGTGACTCCCTGTAA
- the LOC103444728 gene encoding probable choline kinase 1 isoform X3, with amino-acid sequence MTNEVYQISWPTRNNGDLFRKVLVRVYGEGVEVFFNRENEIQTFECMSKHGQGPRLLGRFAEGRVEEFIHARTLSAADLRDPEISAIIAAKLREFHNLDMTGPRNVVLWDRMRNWLNEAKNLCSIKDIQEFGLDTLEEEISMLEKELSQDYQEIGFCHNDLQYGNIMMDEETRLITLIDYEYASYNPVAYDLANHFCEMVANYHSETPHVLDYRNYPGLEERQRFVRAYLSSAGCEPSDAEVEQLVEIAEKYTLANHLFWGLWGIISGHVNKIDFDYTEYARQRFQQYWLRKPALLGSSGDSL; translated from the exons ATGACTAATGAGGTCTATCAAATAAGTTGGCCTACGAGGAACAATGGTGACCTTTTCCGGAAAGTTCTGGTTCGGGTTTACGGTGAGGGAGTTGAAGTGTTTTTTAATCGGGAGAATGAAATTCAGACGTTCGAGTGCATGTCCAAGCACGGCCAGGGGCCGCGTCTTCTTGGGCGATTTGCAGAGGGACGGGTTGAGGAGTTCATTCATGCTAGA ACGCTATCAGCTGCTGACCTCCGTGATCCCGAAATATCTGCTATTATAGCAGCTAAGCTGAGAGAGTTCCACAATTTGGATATGACTGGTCCGAGAAATGTAGTCCTTTGGGATAGAATGAg GAACTGGCTCAATGAGGCAAAAAACTTGTGTTCGATCAAAGACATACAGGAATTCGGCTTGGATACTTTGGAAGAGGAAATTAGTATGTTAGAGAAAGAACTGTCACAGGACTATCAAGAAATTGGGTTCTGTCACAATGACCTGCAGTACGGTAACATAATGATGGATGAAGAGACCAGATTAATCACTTTAATT GATTATGAATATGCCAGTTACAATCCTGTCGCTTATGACCTTGCAAATCATTTCTGTGAAATGGTAGCAAACTACCACTCTGAGACACCTCACGTTTTGGACTACAGGAATTATCCAG GTCTGGAGGAGCGCCAGAGATTTGTCCGTGCATATCTGAGCTCTGCAG GTTGCGAACCCAGTGATGCTGAGGTGGAGCAGCTAGTTGAAATAGCAGAGAAGTACACTTTGGCCAACCATCTCTTTTGGGGCTTATGGGGAATAATTTCG GGTCATGTGAACAAAATTGATTTTGACTACACGGAGTATGCGAGGCAGAGGTTTCAGCAGTACTGGTTGAGAAAGCCGGCATTGTTGGGTTCTTCAGGTGACTCCCTGTAA
- the LOC103444727 gene encoding uncharacterized protein isoform X1: MDGLERETPTTVSLRLELQLSIGALAMFLLKAWRQTAFGVYGYLNFTKSGFIEHSKTFKSEDTQARIEGKNCIVTGANSGIGYATAEGLASRGATVYMVCRNKERGETAQSKIQTDTGNQNVHLEVCDLSSVSDIKSFASKFSTKNVPVHVLVNNAGLLEHNRVTTSEGFELNFAVNVLGTYAMTELMLPLLEKATPDARVITVSSGGMYTTPLTKDLQFSDGNFNGVEQYGRNKRVQVALTEKWADINKNKGIGFYSMHPGWAETPGVAKSLPSFSKALSGKLRTNEQGADTVIWLALQPKEKLVSGAFYFDRAEAPKHLLFAATSRSHTEIDSIYDTLSSLSRTSA; this comes from the exons ATGGATGGGTTGGAGAGGGAGACTCCAACGACTGTAAGTCTTAGACTTGAACTTCAGTTATCCATTGGAGCTCTTGCAATGTTTCTTCTCAAG GCATGGAGACAAACAGCTTTTGGAGTTTATGGGTACCTGAATTTCACCAAGTCTGGTTTCAT AGAACATTCAAAGACATTCAAGTCCGAGGATACGCAAGCTCGGATAGAAGGGAAAAATTGCATTGTAACAGGAGCTAATTCAGGCATTGGTTATGCAACTGCCGAGGGACTTGCATCACG TGGCGCAACTGTCTATATGGTTTGTCGGAATAAGGAGAGGGGTGAAACTGCACAGTCTAAAATCCAAACTGACACAGGAAACCAAAATGTTCATTTGGAG GTCTGTGATCTATCATCTGTTAGTGATATCAAGTCATTTGCGTCCAAGTTTTCCACAAAGAACGTGCCAGTTCACGTATTG GTGAACAATGCTGGTTTGCTTGAGCATAATAGAGTTACCACATCAGAGGG GTTTGAGTTGAACTTTGCTGTGAATGTATTAGGCACCTATGCCATGACGGAATTGATGTTGCCATTGCTGGAGAAAGCTACACCTGATGCCCGGGTTATTACTGTTTCCTCTGGTGGAATGTACACTACACCATTGACCAAGGATTTACAG TTTAGTGATGGGAACTTTAATGGCGTGGAACAATATGGTCGAAACAAGAGAGTTCAG GTGGCGTTAACAGAGAAATGGGCTGatataaacaaaaacaaggGGATTGGATTCTACTCAATGCACCCAGGTTGGGCTGAGACACCGGGGGTTGCCAAGAGTTTGCCAAGTTTCTCTAAAGC GCTATCGGGAAAGCTTAGAACGAACGAGCAAGGTGCAGACACCGTAATTTGGTTGGCTTTACAGCCTAAAGAAAAACTTGTATCGGGAGCATTTTATTTCGATAGAGCAGAAGCACCTAAACACCTTTTGTTTGCAGCAACAAGCCGGTCTCATACTGAAATCGACTCCATTTATGACACTCTAAGTAGCTTATCTAGGACCTCCGCATAA
- the LOC103444727 gene encoding uncharacterized protein isoform X2, with the protein METNSFWSLWVPEFHQVWFHVIFQSLEHSKTFKSEDTQARIEGKNCIVTGANSGIGYATAEGLASRGATVYMVCRNKERGETAQSKIQTDTGNQNVHLEVCDLSSVSDIKSFASKFSTKNVPVHVLVNNAGLLEHNRVTTSEGFELNFAVNVLGTYAMTELMLPLLEKATPDARVITVSSGGMYTTPLTKDLQFSDGNFNGVEQYGRNKRVQVALTEKWADINKNKGIGFYSMHPGWAETPGVAKSLPSFSKALSGKLRTNEQGADTVIWLALQPKEKLVSGAFYFDRAEAPKHLLFAATSRSHTEIDSIYDTLSSLSRTSA; encoded by the exons ATGGAGACAAACAGCTTTTGGAGTTTATGGGTACCTGAATTTCACCAAGTCTGGTTTCATGTAATCTTCCAATCCCT AGAACATTCAAAGACATTCAAGTCCGAGGATACGCAAGCTCGGATAGAAGGGAAAAATTGCATTGTAACAGGAGCTAATTCAGGCATTGGTTATGCAACTGCCGAGGGACTTGCATCACG TGGCGCAACTGTCTATATGGTTTGTCGGAATAAGGAGAGGGGTGAAACTGCACAGTCTAAAATCCAAACTGACACAGGAAACCAAAATGTTCATTTGGAG GTCTGTGATCTATCATCTGTTAGTGATATCAAGTCATTTGCGTCCAAGTTTTCCACAAAGAACGTGCCAGTTCACGTATTG GTGAACAATGCTGGTTTGCTTGAGCATAATAGAGTTACCACATCAGAGGG GTTTGAGTTGAACTTTGCTGTGAATGTATTAGGCACCTATGCCATGACGGAATTGATGTTGCCATTGCTGGAGAAAGCTACACCTGATGCCCGGGTTATTACTGTTTCCTCTGGTGGAATGTACACTACACCATTGACCAAGGATTTACAG TTTAGTGATGGGAACTTTAATGGCGTGGAACAATATGGTCGAAACAAGAGAGTTCAG GTGGCGTTAACAGAGAAATGGGCTGatataaacaaaaacaaggGGATTGGATTCTACTCAATGCACCCAGGTTGGGCTGAGACACCGGGGGTTGCCAAGAGTTTGCCAAGTTTCTCTAAAGC GCTATCGGGAAAGCTTAGAACGAACGAGCAAGGTGCAGACACCGTAATTTGGTTGGCTTTACAGCCTAAAGAAAAACTTGTATCGGGAGCATTTTATTTCGATAGAGCAGAAGCACCTAAACACCTTTTGTTTGCAGCAACAAGCCGGTCTCATACTGAAATCGACTCCATTTATGACACTCTAAGTAGCTTATCTAGGACCTCCGCATAA